In a single window of the Bradyrhizobium erythrophlei genome:
- a CDS encoding bifunctional sugar phosphate isomerase/epimerase/4-hydroxyphenylpyruvate dioxygenase family protein — translation MMKYSIATVSVSGTLDKKLQAIAAAGFDAVEIFESDFISFDGSASDVAKMCRDLGLSICALQPFRDFEGMPEPQRAQNFRRVERKFDLMHKLGTDLLLICSNVSPASLGGIDRAADDLRELGERASAQGLRVGFEALAWGRHVNDYRDAWQIVRRANHKSIGIILDSFHTLAPSLPVSAIGSIPGDRIFLVQLADAPQLDLDVLSWSRHFRCFPGQGNLDISDFMQSVFATGYSGPLSLEIFNDQFRSRSAKEVAIDGMRSLVLLEDQANIGRKKKTKAISPRSEIRDVAFVEFAVDKNHAGDLATIFLQLGFRLSGRHRSKPVERWSQSAINLLINCSEESFARSHYLTHGSGICAIALSVDDVDRTMARAKALDTTSFHQPVGTDEMKIPAIRGVGGSLLYFLDPDTSNWDQDFVPIVDNTGSNHLSTIDHISQSMPYEQMLSWQQFYTGIFHLQRSPQLEIADPLGLVQSQAILNPDRTFRIVLNGSAATRTMSARFLTEFFGAGVQHIAFESDDIFETVAGMRSAGASLLKIPDNYYDDVESRFDLDPAVATSMRENQILYDRDDTGEFFQVYTRAFDERFFFEIVQRRGYQGFGAPNAPVRLAAQTREARPVTMPKPDSDENRNRKVIKG, via the coding sequence ATCATGAAATACTCGATAGCAACCGTGTCCGTTAGTGGCACCTTGGATAAAAAGCTACAAGCAATTGCAGCCGCCGGTTTCGATGCGGTTGAGATATTCGAAAGCGATTTTATATCTTTTGACGGCAGCGCAAGCGATGTTGCAAAAATGTGCCGAGATCTCGGTCTAAGCATCTGCGCGCTTCAGCCCTTCCGAGATTTCGAGGGCATGCCGGAACCGCAACGTGCGCAGAATTTCAGGAGAGTCGAACGAAAATTCGACCTTATGCACAAGCTCGGCACTGATTTGCTGCTCATTTGCAGCAACGTGTCGCCTGCTTCGCTTGGCGGCATTGATCGCGCCGCTGACGATCTACGTGAACTCGGCGAACGCGCCAGCGCCCAAGGACTACGCGTCGGTTTCGAAGCACTGGCGTGGGGGCGTCACGTCAATGACTATCGCGACGCGTGGCAAATCGTACGTCGCGCCAATCACAAATCCATCGGAATCATTCTCGATAGCTTTCATACACTTGCGCCGTCTCTGCCAGTCTCAGCCATTGGCTCCATTCCCGGAGACCGCATATTCCTCGTTCAACTAGCCGACGCGCCCCAACTGGATCTGGACGTGCTGTCATGGAGCAGACATTTTCGTTGTTTTCCCGGTCAAGGAAATCTTGATATCAGCGACTTTATGCAATCCGTTTTTGCGACAGGATACTCGGGCCCATTGTCGCTCGAGATTTTCAATGATCAATTTCGATCTCGATCAGCCAAAGAAGTAGCAATTGATGGGATGCGTTCCCTGGTTCTGCTGGAAGATCAAGCCAATATCGGCAGAAAGAAGAAAACAAAGGCGATCAGCCCAAGATCGGAAATTAGGGACGTAGCTTTTGTCGAATTCGCGGTCGACAAGAATCATGCAGGTGATCTTGCAACCATCTTTCTCCAGCTTGGCTTCCGCCTAAGCGGTCGGCATCGCAGCAAGCCAGTGGAACGATGGTCGCAAAGCGCCATCAACCTTTTGATCAACTGTTCGGAAGAAAGTTTCGCGCGATCCCACTACCTGACGCACGGGTCCGGCATCTGCGCTATCGCTTTAAGCGTCGATGATGTCGACCGCACGATGGCGCGGGCGAAGGCGCTTGACACAACGTCGTTTCACCAGCCGGTAGGTACTGACGAAATGAAAATTCCGGCTATCCGGGGTGTTGGCGGAAGTCTGTTGTATTTTCTTGATCCTGACACGTCGAATTGGGATCAGGATTTTGTGCCTATCGTCGATAATACCGGTTCAAACCATCTTAGCACTATCGATCATATTTCGCAGTCGATGCCATACGAACAGATGCTGTCCTGGCAGCAGTTCTACACCGGAATTTTTCACCTTCAAAGGTCACCGCAGCTTGAAATTGCGGACCCTCTCGGGCTTGTACAGAGCCAGGCAATTCTGAATCCTGACAGAACATTCCGTATCGTTCTTAATGGATCGGCTGCGACGCGGACCATGTCTGCGCGATTCCTGACGGAGTTTTTTGGCGCGGGAGTTCAACACATCGCTTTCGAAAGCGATGACATTTTCGAGACGGTTGCAGGGATGCGTTCCGCGGGCGCGTCTCTTCTGAAAATCCCTGACAATTATTATGACGACGTTGAGAGCAGATTTGATCTCGATCCGGCGGTCGCAACAAGTATGAGAGAAAACCAAATTCTGTATGATCGCGACGATACCGGCGAATTCTTTCAAGTCTACACGCGCGCGTTTGATGAACGTTTTTTCTTCGAAATCGTGCAGCGACGAGGTTACCAGGGCTTTGGCGCTCCCAATGCCCCAGTTCGGCTCGCGGCTCAAACAAGAGAGGCCCGTCCGGTAACCATGCCGAAACCGGATAGCGATGAGAATCGAAACCGAAAAGTCATCAAGGGATAA